DNA sequence from the Nitrospirae bacterium YQR-1 genome:
ATAAATAGTAAAAAATGGAGGTACAATAAAGACATGGCAACGACACTACCGATAGAGATATACGAGGCATTTGAAAAAACACTTGACAAATAAGGATTTTTGTATTATTATACATCAGATATTTAGATACGTTGACCCCCCCTATGGTTTCGACCAAGGGTACAGAGCCACTTCTTAGTGGCTCTTGTGTTTTTTAGCATGAAGACATATGTATATATAGATGGGTTTAACATGTATTATCGGGCATTAAAAAATACAAAATACAAATGGCTTGATTTTATGAGCCTTTGTAAACTGCTACTAAAACCTACAGATACAATCGAATGTATAAAGTATTTTACGGCTATTGTTAATGGTATTGGCGATACTGACAGGCCTATTCGCCAAAAGACCTATATAAGAGCTTTAAAAACTTATATTCCAGAATTAAAGGTTTACTATGGAAAATTTTTAACAAATAATATAAAAATGCCTTTGGTTAATCCACAAAACAATGTCAAACTCGCTGAGGTTATTAAAACTGAAGAGAAAGGTTCAGATGTAAACCTTGCAGTGCATTTATTAAACGACGCATGGCTTAATCTTTATGACTGTGCAGTAATTATTTCTAACGACAGTGATTTATTAGAAGCTATTCGCATCGTAAAAGTACAATGCAAAAAACAAATAGGCTTGTTTATACCTGAGAAACGTCATCCATCTGTAGAATTAATTAAATTAGCTGATTTTAGAAAGCCAATTCGTAGTACAGTCCTGGCAAACAGCCAACTTCCTAATCCTATCCCGAACACTACAATACATAAACCAACTTCTTGGTAATTAATACCACATTTAGGACAAACCTTCACATTCTATTTTTCAGCAGGTAGCTTATGCCGAAATCTTTCTTCTTTGCTTATCTGTCAAGACACTCCCTCCTTCTCAGTAATATACTAACTCAGTTAGGGATTTGTCCATTTTCATCTGAACTAAAACACGTTCAGATTTTTTAATGATTTTTTTAAATCTTTTCATTGTCAACTATCATTGTATCAAAATAGTCTTTTAAAGCATTATGAGTTATAATTTCTCCGGGTTTAGTATTTTTCCATGGTGGCTCTTCATGTGCCATTTGAGCTAATCTCCATTGCCCCGTAAGCGTCAAGTTAACCCCACCCGTGATTTTATAGCATAAGATTACGGTCAATATATTGTGGGAGCAAGAGTTTGT
Encoded proteins:
- a CDS encoding NYN domain-containing protein, with product MKTYVYIDGFNMYYRALKNTKYKWLDFMSLCKLLLKPTDTIECIKYFTAIVNGIGDTDRPIRQKTYIRALKTYIPELKVYYGKFLTNNIKMPLVNPQNNVKLAEVIKTEEKGSDVNLAVHLLNDAWLNLYDCAVIISNDSDLLEAIRIVKVQCKKQIGLFIPEKRHPSVELIKLADFRKPIRSTVLANSQLPNPIPNTTIHKPTSW